A single Limanda limanda chromosome 19, fLimLim1.1, whole genome shotgun sequence DNA region contains:
- the LOC133026219 gene encoding transcription and mRNA export factor ENY2-2-like, translated as MSKDSQMRAAINQKLIEMGERERLKELLRAKLVECGWKDQLKAQCKDVIREKGLEHVTVEDLVTEVTPKGRALVPDSVKKELLQRIRAFLAQHATL; from the exons ATGAGCAAAGACTCTCAGATGCGGGCTGCGATCAACCAGAAGCTGATCGAGATGGGGGAGCGGGAGCG gttgaaggagctgctcagggccAAGCTGGTGGAGTGTGGCTGGAAGGACCAGCTGAAGGCACAATGCAaag ATGTGATCAGAGAAAAGGGCCTGGAGCATGTGACGGTGGAGGACCTGGTCACAGAAGTCACGCCGAAAGGAAGAG CTCTCGTACCCGACAGTGTGAagaaagagctgctgcagagaatcCGAGCTTTTCTGGCTCAACACGCAACTTTGTGA